Proteins encoded together in one Carya illinoinensis cultivar Pawnee chromosome 3, C.illinoinensisPawnee_v1, whole genome shotgun sequence window:
- the LOC122304368 gene encoding beta-galactosidase-like produces the protein MDMGFRVFWWNMLRPDIFKLLLLFSLVCCAAASVTYDHRAIVINGQRRILISGSIHYPRSTPEMWPDLIQKAKAGGLDVIQTYVFWNGHEPSPGNYYFEDRYDLVKFIKVVQQAGLYVHLRIGPYVCAEWNFGGFPVWLKYVPGIAFRTDNGPFKAAMQKFTEKIVSMMKAEKLFETQGGPIILSQIENEYGPVEWEIGAPGKAYTKWAAQMALGLDTGVPWVMCKQEDAPDPVIDTCNGFYCENFKPNNDNKPKMWTENWTGWYTEFGGAVPHRPAEDLAFSVVRFIQNGGSFVNYYMYHGGTNFGRTAGGFIATSYDYDAPIDEFGLPNDPKWGHLRDLHKAIKLCESALVSGDPTVNSLGDNQEAHVFKSKSGACAAFLANYDTKSSTKVSFGNAQYDLPPWSISILPDCKAVVFNTARLGAQSSQMKMTPVNSAFSWESYNEETASADDDDSTARNGLWEQVYVTRDATDYLWYMTDVQIDSNEGFLKNGQSPLLTIFSAGHALHVFINGQLSGTVYGGLDNPKLTFSDVVKLTAGVNKISLLSVAVGLPNVGLHFETWNAGVLGPVTLKGLNEGTRDLSKQKWSYKIGLKGESSSLHTVSGSTSVDWMKGSLLATKQPLKWYKTTFRAPEGNDPLALDMNSMGKGQIWINGQSIGRHWPGYKAHGGCGDCSYAGTYTDKKCRTNCGEASQRWYHVPRSWLNPSGNLLVVFEEWGGDPTGISLVKRTAASVCADIFEGQPTLKNWGMLTTGRVNRPKAHLWCPPGQKISQIKFASYGLPQGTCGSFREGSCHAHKSYDAPQRKCVGKQSCYVTVAPEVFGGDPCPGNMKKLSVEAICS, from the exons GACTTATGATCACAGAGCTATTGTGATTAATGGGCAGAGAAGGATTCTGATTTCTGGGTCCATTCACTATCCAAGAAGCACTCCTGAG ATGTGGCCTGATCTTATACAGAAGGCCAAAGCAGGCGGTTTGGATGTTATACAGACATATGTGTTTTGGAATGGACATGAGCCTTCTCCAGGAAAT TATTACTTTGAGGATAGGTATGATTTGGTTAAGTTCATCAAGGTGGTACAGCAAGCAGGCTTATACGTTCATCTCCGGATAGGCCCTTATGTTTGTGCTGAATGGAACTTTGG GGGATTTCCTGTTTGGCTGAAATACGTTCCGGGCATCGCTTTTAGAACAGACAACGGACCATTCAAA GCGGCAATGCAAAAGTTCACAGAGAAGATTGTCAGTATGATGAAGGCAGAAAAGTTGTTTGAAACTCAGGGCGGTCCTATCATTCTGTCTCAG ATCGAGAATGAATATGGACCAGTTGAATGGGAAATTGGTGCCCCTGGTAAAGCTTATACTAAGTGGGCAGCACAAATGGCACTAGGTCTTGACACTGGTGTGCCCTGGGTTATGTGCAAGCAAGAGGATGCCCCTGACCCCGTT ATTGATACCTGCAATGGTTTCTACTGTGAAAACTTCAAGCCAAACAACGACAATAAACCCAAAATGTGGACAGAAAACTGGACTGGTTG GTACACTGAGTTTGGTGGTGCAGTTCCTCATAGGCCAGCAGAGGACTTGGCATTTTCAGTAGTGAGGTTCATTCAGAACGGTGGCTcttttgttaattattatatg TACCATGGAGGAACCAACTTTGGCCGAACAGCTGGGGGTTTTATTGCAACCAGCTACGATTATGATGCTCCTATTGATGAATTTG GACTGCCAAATGACCCAAAATGGGGACATTTGAGAGATCTGCACAAAGCCATCAAGTTATGTGAATCAGCTCTAGTTTCTGGAGATCCCACAGTGAACTCACTGGGGGATAATCAAGAG GCTCATGTATTCAAATCAAAGTCTGGCGCCTGTGCTGCATTTCTTGCAAACTATGACACAAAATCATCCACAAAGGTGTCCTTTGGAAATGCACAATATGACTTGCCACCTTGGTCCATCAGCATTCTTCCTGACTGCAAAGCTGTTGTTTTCAACACTGCAAGG CTTGGTGCTCAAAGCTCACAGATGAAGATGACGCCTGTAAATAGTGCATTTTCATGGGAGTCATATAACGAGGAAACTGCCTctgctgatgatgatgattcaacCGCAAGGAATGGACTCTGGGAACAAGTATATGTCACAAGAGATGCTACAGATTATTTGTGGTACATGACAGA TGTCCAGATAGATTCAAATGAAGGATTTCTGAAGAAtggacaatctcctcttctcaCTATATTTTCAGCAGGCCATGCCCTGCATGTTTTCATCAATGGTCAACTATCAG GAACTGTTTATGGAGGGCTGGATAATCCTAAATTAACTTTTAGCGATGTTGTGAAGCTGACGGCTGGTGTTAACAAGATATCTTTACTAAGTGTTGCCGTGGGTCTTCCG AATGTTGGCCTGCATTTTGAGACATGGAATGCTGGGGTTTTAGGCCCAGTCACGTTGAAGGGCCTCAATGAGGGGACAAGAGATTTGTCGAAGCAGAAATGGTCTTACAAG ATCGGTCTAAAAGGTGAATCTTCAAGTCTTCATACCGTAAGTGGGAGTACCTCTGTTGATTGGATGAAAGGATCATTACTAGCTACAAAACAACCCTTGAAATGGTACAAG ACTACTTTCAGAGCACCAGAAGGCAATGACCCATTAGCTTTGGATATGAATAGCATGGGAAAAGGTCAGATATGGATAAATGGTCAGAGCATTGGACGCCACTGGCCTGGATATAAAGCACATGGTGGTTGTGGCGATTGTAGTTATGCTGGAACTTACACTGATAAGAAATGTCGAACTAATTGTGGAGAAGCCTCTCAAAGATG GTACCATGTTCCCCGCTCATGGCTGAATCCGAGCGGGAATCTACTGGTCGTGTTTGAGGAATGGGGTGGTGACCCAACTGGAATTTCTTTGGTTAAAAGAACGGCGGCAAGTGTCTGTGCTGATATCTTTGAAGGCCAGCCAACACTTAAGAACTGGGGCATGCTAACCACTGGGAGAGTCAATAGACCCAAAGCTCATTTATGGTGCCCACCTGGGCAGAAAATCTCTCAAATAAAGTTTGCTAGCTATGGACTACCCCAAGGAACATGTGGAAGCTTTCGAGAAGGAAGTTGTCATGCACACAAGTCCTATGATGCGCCTCAAAGG AAGTGTGTTGGAAAGCAATCTTGTTATGTGACCGTAGCTCCCGAAGTTTTTGGAGGGGATCCATGTCCAGGTAATATGAAGAAACTTTCAGTTGAAGCCATCTGCAGCTAA
- the LOC122304367 gene encoding beta-galactosidase-like — protein sequence MNPSSSVMADKSVVKTNFVFCMFVLVIISCAFTVAVATVSYDNKAILINGKRRILISGSIHYPRSTPEMWPGLIQKAKLGGLDVIQTYVFWNGHEPSRGQYNFQRRYDIVHFIKLVQQAGLYVHLRIGPYACAEWNFGGFPVWLKFIPGIAFRTDNGPFKAEMQRFTTKIVDIMKAERLFEPQGGPIILSQIENEYDLVEYQIGTPGVAYSRWAATMAVNQHTGVPWIMCKQQDAPDPVINTCNGFYCENFIPNKNYKPKMWTELWTSWFLEFGGPTPYRPVEDIALAVLKFIQNNGTFFNYYMYHGGTNFGRTSGGPFVATSYDYDAPLDEYGLPREPKYTHLRNLHFAIKRAEPALVATNPMVTPLGRNQEAHVFKAPGVCAAFLSNYDQSSVTVNFGNGHYILPAWSISILPDCVTEVFNTAKTSHQGSHRNMVPVGGAFRWQSFTDAVATPADKGSFTADGLKEQLGVTWDTTDYLWYMTDVTIKPEEGFLKTGKLPVLSVESAGHALQVFVNGQSVGIAYGKGENPKVSFWKGVSLRVGVNKIALLSATVGLQNIGLHFESWNVGIRGPVTLSGVNDGKWDMSRWKWSYKKGLNGEDISVFSSGGSNIVRWTGGAGLVIKRPLIWYKTNFDAPQGNEPLALDMSSMGKGQVWINGQSIGRHWAANKAYGSCGACSYTGYYNEKKCLSDCGSPSQKWYHVPRSWLNPRGNLLVVLEEWGGDPRGISLVKRI from the exons ATGAATCCAAGTTCATCAGTTATGGCGGATAAATCTGTAGTTAAAACCAACTTCGTGTTTTGCATGTTTGTCTTGGTGATAATCTCATGCGCTTTCACCGTAGCAGTCGCGACAGTCTCGTACGACAACAAAGCTATCCTCATCAATGGAAAACGAAGAATTCTTATCTCAGGATCCATTCATTACCCACGAAGCACTCCTGAG atgTGGCCTGGTCTTATTCAGAAGGCTAAACTTGGAGGGTTGGATGTCATCCAGACTTATGTCTTTTGGAATGGGCATGAGCCTTCTCGAGGACAG TACAATTTCCAGAGGAGGTATGATATAGTTCATTTCATAAAACTAGTCCAGCAAGCTGGTCTTTATGTGCACCTTCGAATTGGTCCCTACGCTTGTGCTGAGTGGAATTTTGG GGGCTTTCCTGTTTGGTTGAAGTTCATTCCTGGTATTGCCTTCAGAACGGACAATGGGCCATTCAAG GCTGAAATGCAAAGATTTACCACAAAGATCGTCGATATCATGAAGGCAGAAAGATTGTTTGAACCCCAAGGAGGCCCAATAATTCTAAGTCAG ATAGAAAATGAATATGACCTTGTGGAATACCAAATTGGTACACCTGGAGTTGCTTATTCGAGATGGGCAGCTACCATGGCAGTGAATCAACACACTGGAGTACCATGGATCATGTGCAAGCAACAGGATGCTCCTGATCCAGTT ATAAACACTTGCAATGGTTTCTACTGTGAAAACTTCattccaaataaaaactataaaccCAAAATGTGGACTGAACTCTGGACTAGCTG GTTCCTGGAATTTGGGGGTCCAACTCCATATAGACCTGTAGAAGACATAGCCCTTGCAGTGTTAAAATTCATACAAAATAATGGTAcattctttaattattatatg TACCATGGTGGAACAAACTTCGGCAGGACTTCTGGAGGTCCATTTGTTGCCACTAGTTATGATTACGATGCTCCACTTGATGAATATG GGCTACCTAGAGAACCAAAATATACCCATTTGAGAAACTTGCATTTTGCCATCAAGCGTGCTGAACCAGCTCTAGTAGCCACAAATCCCATGGTGACGCCACTTGGGAGAAATCAAGAG GCTCATGTTTTCAAAGCACCTGGGGTTTGTGCTGCATTCCTATCAAACTACGACCAGAGTTCTGTAACTGTGAACTTTGGAAACGGTCATTACATTCTGCCTGCTTGGTCCATCAGCATTCTCCCTGACTGCGTAACTGAAGTTTTCAACACTGCAaag ACTAGTCATCAAGGCTCGCATAGGAATATGGTGCCGGTGGGCGGAGCATTCAGGTGGCAGTCATTCACTGACGCTGTTGCCACTCCTGCTGATAAAGGTTCATTCACAGCAGATGGGTTAAAGGAGCAACTAGGTGTCACGTGGGACACCACTGACTATTTGTGGTACATGACAGA CGTGACTATAAAACCAGAGGAAGGATTTCTGAAAACTGGAAAGCTTCCAGTCCTCAGTGTTGAATCTGCAGGCCATGCTTTGCAAGTTTTCGTCAACGGCCAATCAGTTG GAATTGCTTATGGGAAAGGTGAAAATCCAAAAGTATCATTCTGGAAGGGAGTGAGCCTGAGAGTGGGGGTCAACAAGATTGCTTTGTTAAGCGCTACTGTTGGACTTCAG aaTATCGGCCTGCATTTTGAATCATGGAATGTCGGAATTCGTGGTCCCGTTACCTTGTCAGGTGTGAATGATGGAAAATGGGACATGTCACGATGGAAATGGTCCTACAAG AAAGGTCTAAACGGTGAAGATATAAGTGTGTTTTCGTCCGGAGGAAGCAACATTGTGAGGTGGACAGGAGGAGCAGGACTAGTGATAAAGCGCCCTCTGATATGGTACAAG ACTAATTTTGATGCCCCACAAGGAAATGAACCATTGGCTCTAGATATGAGCAGCATGGGAAAGGGTCAGGTATGGATAAATGGCCAAAGCATTGGGCGCCACTGGGCTGCAAACAAGGCATATGGTAGCTGTGGCGCATGCAGTTACACTGGATattacaatgaaaagaaatgccTAAGTGATTGTGGGAGCCCCTCTCAAAAATG GTATCATGTTCCACGCTCATGGCTAAACCCGAGGGGAAATTTATTGGTTGTGCTTGAAGAATGGGGTGGTGACCCAAGAGGAATTTCTTTGGTCAAAAGAATATGA
- the LOC122304861 gene encoding uncharacterized protein LOC122304861: MGLSKNEGGLGFREVEAFNKALLAKQCWRVLMNPQSLAAVLLKDKYFRNTDLLHATLGFKPSFMWKSLWDSLSLLKEGLVWRVGNGKSIKIWGDRWVPKAVTFKIQSPIQILNAEARVEELLSGENGGWNEGLIKQVFDKEEAAIVCNLPISFSKLPDKQIWAFSKNGIYNVKSAYHVEDQMELIAVVLRRIWFRRNGWVFENRFEGPNDVFSQAANCLSEYQQAQETQQAQPKQSNSQCGRALHWKPPEGDTVKVNWDAALKSDDRKCGMGVVIRDRCGDVLASLCSCRWNVSNPVVAEVHALWRAMKLCEELKFSKVQLEGDAKSVINAVNNAEECWEWHGQLIEDVKSVLKNRKQWSVLHVNRVCNSVAHDLAKSALFVEEERVWMEDHPQELLKAVNFDKLCNSVNK, from the exons ATGGGGTTATCAAAAAATGAGGGAGGTTTGGGTTTTAGGGAGGTAGAAGCTTTTAACAAGGCACTCCTTGCAAAACAGTGCTGGAGGGTTTTGATGAACCCTCAATCATTGGCTGCAGTGTTATTGAAAGATAAGTACTTTAGAAACACTGACTTGTTACATGCTACATTGGGTTTTAAACCTTCGTTTATGTGGAAAAGTCTGTGGGATTCATTGAGTTTGTTGAAAGAAGGGTTGGTATGGAGAGTTGGGAATggtaaaagtataaaaatatggGGAGACAGGTGGGTTCCAAAGGCTGTGacttttaaaattcaatctCCTATACAAATACTGAATGCTGAGGCCAGGGTGGAGGAATTACTTTCAGGTGAGAATGGAGGATGGAATGAGGGACTTATAAAGCAAGTATTTGATAAAGAAGAGGCTGCCATTGTTTGTAATCTACCTATCAGTTTTTCCAAACTTCCTGATAAGCAGATCTGGGCCTTCTCAAAAAATGGTATATacaatgttaaaagtgcttatcaTGTTgag GATCAAATGGAACTAATAGCTGTGGTGTTGAGAAGGATATGGTTCAGGAGGAATGGTTGGGTCTTTGAAAATAGATTTGAAGGGCCTAATGATGTATTTAGTCAAGCTGCAAATTGCTTGAGTGAATACCAGCAGGCACAGGAGACACAGCAGGCACAACCAAAACAAAGCAATTCTCAATGCGGTAGAGCTCTACATTGGAAACCACCTGAAGGGGATACGGTGAAGGTAAACTGGGATGCAGCTCTAAAAAGTGATGACAGAAAATGTGGAATGGGGGTGGTGATCAGAGACAGATGTGGTGATGTTTTAGCCTCGTTATGCAGTTGCAGATGGAATGTCTCAAACCCTGTAGTAGCAGAAGTTCATGCTCTTTGGAGGGCAATGAAATTATGTGAGGAATTGAAATTCAGTAAGGTGCAGTTGGAGGGAGATGCAAAGTCTGTGATCAATGCAGTTAATAATGCAGAAGAGTGTTGGGAATGGCATGGTCAATTGATAGAGGATGTGAAGTCTGTTTTGAAGAATAGAAAGCAGTGGTCTGTTTTACATGTTAATAGAGTTTGTAATAGTGTTGCACATGATCTTGCAAAAAGTGCTTTATTTGTAGAGGAAGAAAGAGTCTGGATGGAAGATCATCCACAGGAGCTGTTAAAAGCTGTGAACTTTGATAAACTTTGTAACTCAGTTAACAAGTAa
- the LOC122304369 gene encoding uncharacterized protein LOC122304369 produces MTTVPEVTDLIARLALHLKALNEEDVEETLGCSISLFNKSLNLDEDSRVSVLDTALSLMCFKAPQVFNSMLEYLVQTIVTVLSSSISCEVFRVHTDEVLRVGSSFSRHDCFELIEACADVTWKLEGHGTLSQMLSCALVRLVISASCCRYLLPSIPVLVPRSIHRRSIAVSQLLCQFHRDFSFKDYEVPFRLLSWYLDPLTLKHDLLKIFQDTMERPFISLNEEFHERMDWRHTILCLVLSPTMFIETRALLHSWLLLTGLASVQEFLTKLISIILDVISRPSWWGLSVELGSKLPFSNAYFPYNHRLLRILAGPLSTECLMQLSCSVSKPASHAWKDRMSAIKPAVMKTKTFGHKSSWALAINFPDWFYFASVLLFTEEHLPEYFHSKFKLVTAKIGETHDMEPPYSAAAARYIGWILSPTSKYHQDMLVPSLTKISDSWMPKQFGSVSRDKDPVCYNEKPKRPNLGENRDHTLTKVRDCQTIGLWLKEFQDIGMWYWNETVNSQVSCEEKSPNGLNFQQNVLFRRIPLGALIGCSNNIDEDGCQMLLHYAATGRILQSVETKCTKLKHAKWSSVEWEESVRWTDKCNKREAVAGACLVFSLTDTVESMSDLLFDSEESGLQFISRFKLRACKYLINCIKKLIQLTIDEDVVMLMDLSSRLAKWRHQGQELSQVDRDLDGVINSLSHKLSSL; encoded by the exons ATGACCACCGTACCAGAAGTGACCGATCTAATCGCAAGGCTCGCTTTGCACCTCAAAGCCCTAAATGAAGAAGACGTAGAAGAAACTCTGGGTTGCTCCATTTCATTGTTTAACAAATCTCTGAACCTCGATGAAGATTCTAGGGTCAGTGTTTTGGACACCGCACTATCCCTAATGTGCTTCAAAGCGCCCCAG GTTTTCAATTCGATGCTCGAATATTTGGTCCAGACGATTGTCACTGTTTTGTCGTCTTCAATTTCTTGCGAAGTGTTTAGAGTTCATACAGACGAGGTTTTGCGGGTCGGGAGCTCATTTTCGCGCCATGATTGTTTCGAATTGATTGAAGCGTGCGCCGATGTCACATGGAAGTTGGAGGGACACG GAACGCTTTCGCAAATGTTATCATGTGCTCTTGTAAGATTAGTGATTTCAGCTTCTTGTTGTCGATACTTGTTACCATCAATTCCTGTTCTTGTTCCAAGATCAATTCATAGAAGAAGCATAGCAGTTTCACAGCTGCTTTGCCAATTTCACAGAGATTTCTCATTTAAGGATTACGAAGTACCTTTCAG GTTGCTGTCCTGGTATCTTGACCCATTAACTCTAAAGCATgatcttttgaaaatttttcaagATACTATGGAGAGGCCTTTCATTTCTTTGAATGAGGAATTTCATGAGAGGATGGATTGGCGCCATACAATCCTATGCTTGGTACTTTCTCCTACTATGTTTATTGAGACCAGAGCTTTGTTACATAGCTGGCTTCTATTGAC GGGTCTGGCCTCTGTGCAAGAATTTCTAACCAAGTTGATCTCAATAATACTAGATGTAATCTCCAGACCCAGCTGGTGGGGCTTATCAGTAGAATTAGGATCAAAGCTTCCATTTTCTAATGCATATTTTCCCTACAACCACCGCTTATTGAGGATCTTGGCTGGACCATTATCGACTGAATGCCTTATGCAGTTGTCTTGTTCTGTAAGCAAACCAGCTTCACATGCTTGGAAAGATCGCATGTCAGCAATCAAGCCAGCTGTAATGAAGACTAAGACGTTTGGTCACAAATCTTCTTG GGCTCTGGCAATCAACTTCCCAGATTGGTTTTATTTTGCTTCTGTTTTACTCTTCACTGAGGAACATCTTCCagaatattttcattcaaaattcaaattggtGACCGCCAAAATTGGAGAAACTCATGACATGGAACCACCTTATTCTGCTGCTGCAGCAAGGTACATTGGATGGATTCTGAGCCCCACTAGTAAATATCATCAGGACATGCTTGTTCCTTCTTTAACTAAAATATCAGACTCGTGGATGCCGAAACAATTTGGTTCAGTTTCACGTGACAAAGATCCGGTATGTTACAATGAGAAACCAAAGAGACCCAATTTGGGTGAAAACAGAGATCATACTCTCACAAAAGTGCGTGATTGTCAAACCATTGGACTCTGGCTCAAAGAATTCCAAGACATAGGAATGTGGTACTGGAATGAAACAGTCAACAGTCAGGTGTCTTGCGAGGAAAAATCACCCAATGGTCTTAATTTTCAGCAAAATGTGCTATTCAGAAGAATCCCATTAGGCGCCTTGATTGGGTGCTCGAATAATAtagatgaagatggatgtcaGATGCTGCTACATTATGCTGCAACTGGGAGAATACTTCAGTCAGTAGAAACCAAATGCACTAAATTGAAACATGCAAAATGGAGCTCTGTGGAGTGGGAAGAATCAGTTAGATGGACGGATAAATGTAATAAGAGGGAGGCTGTAGCAGGTGCCTGTCTTGTTTTCAGTTTAACAGATACAGTTGAGAGCATGTCTGATTTATTATTTGACAGTGAAGAGAGTGGACTGCAATTTATTTCCCGGTTTAAGTTAAGGGCTTGCAAGTACTTAATTAATTGTATTAAGAAGCTAATCCAGCTTACAATTGATGAAGATGTAGTGATGTTAATGGATCTCAGCAGTAGATTGGCAAAGTGGAGGCATCAAGGGCAAGAACTGTCACAGGTTGATAGAGATCTAGATGGTGTAATTAATAGCTTGAGTCATAAATTGTCTTCACTTTAG